The Delphinus delphis chromosome 7, mDelDel1.2, whole genome shotgun sequence genome includes a window with the following:
- the LOC132428375 gene encoding C-X-C chemokine receptor type 2 isoform X1 — protein MASDSDQTMTIILNDLFNYTDLWELFEDEFANFTGTPPTEGHRYSPCKMDTETLNKYAVVVIYALVFLLSLLGNSLVMLVILYSRVGRSVTDVYLLNLAMADLLFALTLPVWATSKAKGWIFGTALCKVVSLLKEVNFYSGILLLACISVDRYLAIVHATRTLTQKRHWVRFICLGIWVLSLILALPIFAFREAYQPPYSSPVCYEDMGANTTKWRMVMRVLPQTFGFLLPLLVMLICYGLTLRTLFAAHMGQKHRAMRVIFAVVLVFLLCWLPYNLVLVADTLMRVRVIAETCERRNDIGRALDATEILGFLHSCLNPLIYVFVGQKFRHGLLRIMAIHGLVSKEFLAKDGRPSFVGSSSGNTSTTL, from the exons ATGGCCAGTGACTCAG ATCAAACCATGACTATCATCCTGAATGATTTATTTAATTACACTGATTTGTGGGAGTTGTTTGAGGATGAGTTTGCAAATTTCACTGGCACGCCACCCACAGAAGGACATCGTTATAGTCCCTGTAAGATGGATACTGAGACGCTCAACAAGTATGCCGTGGTCGTCATCTATGCCCTGGTCTTCCTGCTGAGCCTCCTGGGAAACTCCCTGGTGATGCTGGTCATCTTATACAGCCGGGTGGGCCGCTCCGTCACCGATGTCTACCTGCTGAACCTGGCCATGGCCGACCTGCTCTTCGCCCTGACCTTGCCTGTCTGGGCCACCTCCAAGGCAAAGGGCTGGATCTTTGGCACAGCCCTGTGCAAGGTGGTCTCACTCCTGAAGGAAGTCAACTTCTACAGTGGTATTCTACTGCTGGCCTGCATCAGCGTGGACCGCTACCTGGCCATTGTCCATGCCACACGCACGCTGACCCAGAAGCGGCACTGGGTCAGGTTCATATGTTTAGGCATCTGGGTCCTGTCCTTGATCCTGGCCCTGCCCATCTTCGCCTTCCGTGAGGCTTATCAACCACCCTATTCCAGCCCAGTCTGCTACGAGGACATGGGTGCCAATACAACGAAGTGGCGGATGGTGATGCGGGTCCTGCCCCAGACCTTTGGCTTCCTGCTGCCCCTGCTGGTCATGCTCATCTGCTACGGACTCACCCTGCGCACGCTCTTTGCGGCCCACATGGGGCAGAAGCACCGGGCCATGCGGGTCATCTTTGCTGTCGTGCTCGTCTTCCTGCTCTGTTGGCTGCCCTACAACCTGGTCCTGGTTGCAGACACCCTCATGAGGGTCCGAGTGATCGCGGAGACCTGTGAGCGCCGCAATGACATCGGCCGGGCCCTGGATGCCACCGAGATCCTGGGCTTCCTCCACAGCTGCCTCAATCCTCTCATCTACGTCTTCGTTGGCCAGAAGTTTCGCCACGGACTCCTCAGGATCATGGCCATCCATGGCCTGGTCAGCAAGGAGTTCTTGGCCAAGGACGGCAGGCCTTCCTTCGTTGGCTCTTCTTCAGGGAACACCTCTACTACCCTCTGA
- the LOC132428375 gene encoding C-X-C chemokine receptor type 2 isoform X2, translated as MTIILNDLFNYTDLWELFEDEFANFTGTPPTEGHRYSPCKMDTETLNKYAVVVIYALVFLLSLLGNSLVMLVILYSRVGRSVTDVYLLNLAMADLLFALTLPVWATSKAKGWIFGTALCKVVSLLKEVNFYSGILLLACISVDRYLAIVHATRTLTQKRHWVRFICLGIWVLSLILALPIFAFREAYQPPYSSPVCYEDMGANTTKWRMVMRVLPQTFGFLLPLLVMLICYGLTLRTLFAAHMGQKHRAMRVIFAVVLVFLLCWLPYNLVLVADTLMRVRVIAETCERRNDIGRALDATEILGFLHSCLNPLIYVFVGQKFRHGLLRIMAIHGLVSKEFLAKDGRPSFVGSSSGNTSTTL; from the coding sequence ATGACTATCATCCTGAATGATTTATTTAATTACACTGATTTGTGGGAGTTGTTTGAGGATGAGTTTGCAAATTTCACTGGCACGCCACCCACAGAAGGACATCGTTATAGTCCCTGTAAGATGGATACTGAGACGCTCAACAAGTATGCCGTGGTCGTCATCTATGCCCTGGTCTTCCTGCTGAGCCTCCTGGGAAACTCCCTGGTGATGCTGGTCATCTTATACAGCCGGGTGGGCCGCTCCGTCACCGATGTCTACCTGCTGAACCTGGCCATGGCCGACCTGCTCTTCGCCCTGACCTTGCCTGTCTGGGCCACCTCCAAGGCAAAGGGCTGGATCTTTGGCACAGCCCTGTGCAAGGTGGTCTCACTCCTGAAGGAAGTCAACTTCTACAGTGGTATTCTACTGCTGGCCTGCATCAGCGTGGACCGCTACCTGGCCATTGTCCATGCCACACGCACGCTGACCCAGAAGCGGCACTGGGTCAGGTTCATATGTTTAGGCATCTGGGTCCTGTCCTTGATCCTGGCCCTGCCCATCTTCGCCTTCCGTGAGGCTTATCAACCACCCTATTCCAGCCCAGTCTGCTACGAGGACATGGGTGCCAATACAACGAAGTGGCGGATGGTGATGCGGGTCCTGCCCCAGACCTTTGGCTTCCTGCTGCCCCTGCTGGTCATGCTCATCTGCTACGGACTCACCCTGCGCACGCTCTTTGCGGCCCACATGGGGCAGAAGCACCGGGCCATGCGGGTCATCTTTGCTGTCGTGCTCGTCTTCCTGCTCTGTTGGCTGCCCTACAACCTGGTCCTGGTTGCAGACACCCTCATGAGGGTCCGAGTGATCGCGGAGACCTGTGAGCGCCGCAATGACATCGGCCGGGCCCTGGATGCCACCGAGATCCTGGGCTTCCTCCACAGCTGCCTCAATCCTCTCATCTACGTCTTCGTTGGCCAGAAGTTTCGCCACGGACTCCTCAGGATCATGGCCATCCATGGCCTGGTCAGCAAGGAGTTCTTGGCCAAGGACGGCAGGCCTTCCTTCGTTGGCTCTTCTTCAGGGAACACCTCTACTACCCTCTGA